Within the Streptomyces sp. YIM 121038 genome, the region TCGGGGCAATTCCAGCGAAGCGCTTGGCGGCCGGGCTACCAGGAGGACTTGCGCACGCCGGGCAGGAATCCGGCGTGCGCCTGCTCCCGCAGCCGCACCCGGGAGAGCCCGAACGCCCGCACGTACCCGCGCGGCCGCCCGTCCACGCTGTCGCGGTTGCGGACGCGCGTGGCGCTGGCGTCGCGCGGCTGGCGCGCCAGTTCCCGCCGGGCCGCGAGCCGTTCGGCGTCCGGCGTGGACGGGCTGCGCAGCAGCTCCTTCAACTCGGCCCGCCGCGCGGCGTACCGGGCGACGACCGCGCGCCGCTCCTCGTTCTTCGCGACCTTGCTCTTCTTGGCCATCAGACCTTCACCCCGCGCGCCCGGATCCTGGCGACGGCGGCCTCGACGCCGATCACGTCGACGGTCTTGATGCCCCTGGCGCTGAGCCGCAGGCGCACGTACCGGCTCTCGCTCGGCAGCCAGTAGCGCTTGCTCTGGACGTTCGGGTCGAAGCGGCGCGACGTGCGCCGGTGGGAGTGGGAGACGTTCTTGCCGAAGCCGGGCTTCGCGCCGGTCAGCTGGCAGTGGGCGGACAAGGTGACGCACCTCTCGTTCGGTCGCGGTCCCGGCCATTTGGAAACGGGAACCATTTTCATATACTAGCCCTCATGGCTCGCAACGAACTCCGCCCCGTCATCAAGCTCCGGTCCACCGCCGGCACTGGCTACACGTACGTGACCCGCAAGAACCGCCGTAACGACCCCGACCGCCTGACCCTGCGCAAGTACGACCCCGTGGCAGGCCGCCACGTCGACTTCCGAGAGGAGCGCTGATCCGCGTGCGACCCGGAATCCACCCCCCGTACGGGCCCGTCGTCTTCCGCGACAAGGCCGCGGGCTTCGCCTTCCTCACCCGCTCGACGGCCACCAGCGACAAGACGGTCGACTGGGAGGACGGCCGCACCTACCCCGTCATCGACGTCGAGGTCTCCTCCGCGAGCCACCCCTTCTACACCGGCCAGCAGCGCGTCCTCGACACGGCGGGCCGCGTGGAACGCTTCGAGCGGCGCTACGGGGCCGCCCGCCCGTCCCCGGCGCCCGGCACCCCTGACACCGGGGACCGTTGATGACCGCCACCATGGCCGTCGCCCTCGTCGGGGGCCTGCACGCGCAGGCCCGGGCCGCGGCCGTGGCGCGGCTCCTGGCCACCGTCCCCGACAGCGTGGCCCTGCACCACGACCTCTCCACCGCCACCACCGGCCGGGTCGTACGGACCGTGCGCGACGCCACCGGCGTCCTCTCCACCGGCGAGACGCCCCTCGTCAACGACTGCGCCTGCTGCGCCCTGCGCGAGGACCTCGTACCGGAGCTGGAGCGGCTCGCCGCGGACGGGCGCACCCGGCTCGCGGTCGTCGAGCTGTGGGACTCCGTCGAACCGAAGGCGATGGCCGAGGTCATCGCCGGGTACGGCTCGCGGGCGCTGCGCCTGAGCGGCGTCATCACGGCCGTCGACCCGGCCCTGCTCCTGCCCTGCCTCGCCAACGGCGACGACCTGGCGGACGCGGGGCTCGCCGCGGCCCCCGGCGACCGGCGCACCGTCGCCGACACCTGGGCGCGCCAGCTGGAGTACCCGCCGGTCCTCGCCGTCCTGGACGCGGCGGGCGCCGACGCCGAGGACCGCGCGCTCCTCGCCCAGCTCCACCCGACGGCCCGCCAGGTGCCCATCGGCCACGGCGACCTGGCGGGCGCCGCGCTCGCGGGCTTCGACGTGGAGGCGGCCGCCGCCGCGCAGCACCCGGCGTGCGCGCTGCTGCCCGCCGAGGCCGACGACAGCGGCGTCGCCACGCTCGTGTGGCACCGCCGCAGGCCCTTCCACCCCGAGCGCCTGTACGCGGCCCTGGAGGACCTCACCTGCGCGGCCGCCCGCAGCCGGGGCCGGTTCTGGCTCGCGGACCGGCCGGACACGCTGCTCGCCTGGGACGCGGCGGGCGGCGCGCTGTGCGTCGAGAGCGCGGGGCCGTGGCTGGCGTCCCTGCCGGACGCCGCCTGGGACCTGGTCCCGCCGGTGCGCCGCGCGGCCGCCGCGCTCGACTGGCACCCGGAGCACGGCGACTGCTGCCAGCACCTCGTGTTCACCTCGCCGGGCCTCGACCGCGACGCCCTCACCCACGTCCTGGAGTCCTGCCTCCTCACGGACGAGGAGTACGCGGCGGGCCGCACGGCCTGGAAGTCCCTGCCCCCGGCGTTCGACGCCTTCTTGGAGATCTAGAACGCGCTGTGGGCGATCGTCCCGCGGGGCGCCCGAAGCCACCAGGGGGGCGCACGTGCAGCGCCCGCGCTTCCGCCCGGCCAGGGCCCCGCCCCCACCGGGAACCCCGGGGCGGATCTTGTTCGTCCCCCCGGACGGCCCCCCTGCCACCGGGCAGACCCGCGGGCCCCGAGGTCGAGGAGAGGCGGCGCCCACCATGGTCAGCACCGGCGAACGCGAGGACCGGCTGTTCGCCGCGCTGGCCAACGGCACCCGCCGCGAGGTCCTGCGCCTGCTGCGCGACCGGGGCCCGCAGCCCGTACAGGCCCTCGCTTCGCACTTCGACATGCGCAGGCCCAGCCTCTCGGAGCACCTGAAGGTGCTGCGGGAGGCCGGTCTCGTCTCCGGGGAGCGCGCGGGCCGCCAGCGCATCTACCGGATCGAGGCGTTCCGCCTCGCCGAGGTGCGCGACTGGCTGGGACCGTACGAACGCCTCTGGCACGAACGCACGTGTCAACGCACGTGCGAGCGCACGACTGGGGCCCCGGAGTAGTCGCACCGCGCCCGGCCGCGCGCCGCCGGAGCAGCCGTACCGCCGCCCGCCGCGCGCCGCCGGAAAATTCACCTGCCACCAGAAGGCCTCCGCGCGCGTCTGTTCCTCATGTACGAGGTCATCGGATTCGGCCAACCCCGCGCGGAAGGGGGCGCGGAAGATCATGGACGGGGGCTGGCGTTCGCATGTCATGCGGGGTTCGACGTGGTGGCGAGGGAGCTGTAACCAGCTCACCACGCCGCGTGCACGTGCATCTGCCCATGCATCGGCACATGAACACAGCTATGATCCGGGACAGTTGACGGCTACAACAACAGCCACGGCACCACCGGGGAGCGACCTGTGCACCACGTGTTCAACGGCATGGCGGCCACGGATCTTCACGGGGTGGTCTGGCAGAAGAGCAGGCACAGCAACTCGCAGGGTTCCTGCGTGGAGTTCGCGAAGCTGCCGGGCGGCGACGTCGCCGTCCGCAACTCGCGCTTTCCGGACGGGCCCGCGCTCGTCTACACGCGCGCCGAGATCGAGGCCATGCTGCTCGGCATGAAGGACGGCGAGTTCGACCATCTGCTCGGCGGCTGACCACTTCGATCCGACGGGTCGACGAGGAGCGCGCAAGCGGGAGCAAGGCAAGCAGGGCCGGCAGAAACGATCGTCCGTGGGGGAAACCGCGACGGAAGGCGATCGTTCACGGGGACGCGGGGAGTGAACACCCGCGGGAAACGGGGGGCAGGGCTGTTCCGGCCGGCCGACGGGCCGCCCGGCCCACGGCGGGGCCGGGCCGTCAGGCGAGCTGGAACAGCGCCCACACCACCTTG harbors:
- the rpsN gene encoding 30S ribosomal protein S14 translates to MAKKSKVAKNEERRAVVARYAARRAELKELLRSPSTPDAERLAARRELARQPRDASATRVRNRDSVDGRPRGYVRAFGLSRVRLREQAHAGFLPGVRKSSW
- the rpmB gene encoding 50S ribosomal protein L28, coding for MSAHCQLTGAKPGFGKNVSHSHRRTSRRFDPNVQSKRYWLPSESRYVRLRLSARGIKTVDVIGVEAAVARIRARGVKV
- the rpmG gene encoding 50S ribosomal protein L33, translated to MARNELRPVIKLRSTAGTGYTYVTRKNRRNDPDRLTLRKYDPVAGRHVDFREER
- a CDS encoding type B 50S ribosomal protein L31; this encodes MRPGIHPPYGPVVFRDKAAGFAFLTRSTATSDKTVDWEDGRTYPVIDVEVSSASHPFYTGQQRVLDTAGRVERFERRYGAARPSPAPGTPDTGDR
- a CDS encoding GTP-binding protein, producing MTATMAVALVGGLHAQARAAAVARLLATVPDSVALHHDLSTATTGRVVRTVRDATGVLSTGETPLVNDCACCALREDLVPELERLAADGRTRLAVVELWDSVEPKAMAEVIAGYGSRALRLSGVITAVDPALLLPCLANGDDLADAGLAAAPGDRRTVADTWARQLEYPPVLAVLDAAGADAEDRALLAQLHPTARQVPIGHGDLAGAALAGFDVEAAAAAQHPACALLPAEADDSGVATLVWHRRRPFHPERLYAALEDLTCAAARSRGRFWLADRPDTLLAWDAAGGALCVESAGPWLASLPDAAWDLVPPVRRAAAALDWHPEHGDCCQHLVFTSPGLDRDALTHVLESCLLTDEEYAAGRTAWKSLPPAFDAFLEI
- a CDS encoding metalloregulator ArsR/SmtB family transcription factor — protein: MVSTGEREDRLFAALANGTRREVLRLLRDRGPQPVQALASHFDMRRPSLSEHLKVLREAGLVSGERAGRQRIYRIEAFRLAEVRDWLGPYERLWHERTCQRTCERTTGAPE
- a CDS encoding DUF397 domain-containing protein — translated: MHHVFNGMAATDLHGVVWQKSRHSNSQGSCVEFAKLPGGDVAVRNSRFPDGPALVYTRAEIEAMLLGMKDGEFDHLLGG